Proteins encoded by one window of Sediminicoccus rosea:
- a CDS encoding 2-aminoethylphosphonate--pyruvate transaminase produces the protein MLLLTPGPVQTHPSVRAAMAEDIAPWDAAFRPFYTRLRERIRAIAGGVEGEHVTLPLQGAGHMILEAAIRTYVAPGGAILIPMNGEYAVRMARLAREAGREVVELHAPDTRGITPGEVAAALAAHPECGHLGMVQSETGSGIVNDPAAIGAVVRAAGRRMILDAVSAFGALPLDLAAQPEMDAVVFTSNKCLEGLPGFGFAVARVDRTEQCAGNARSWSLDLSDVLANSRQNGMGSLRFTGPVQTLRALDVALDRFDAEGGRAVRLARYQANAAALHRGLKALGLKPYLEEADQGPIVVTVHQPAGLVLADFVAALKRQGVTISSYFTTEAPSFRIGAIGDIGLPEIAQVLRAVEAALAELGLRQAA, from the coding sequence ATGCTGCTCCTCACCCCCGGCCCCGTGCAGACCCATCCCTCGGTGCGCGCCGCCATGGCCGAGGACATCGCCCCCTGGGATGCCGCCTTCCGCCCCTTCTACACCCGCCTGCGCGAGCGCATCCGCGCCATCGCCGGCGGCGTGGAGGGCGAGCATGTGACGCTGCCGCTGCAAGGCGCGGGGCACATGATCCTCGAAGCGGCGATCCGCACCTATGTCGCGCCTGGCGGCGCCATCCTGATCCCGATGAACGGCGAATACGCGGTGCGCATGGCGCGCCTCGCGCGCGAGGCGGGGCGTGAGGTGGTGGAGCTGCACGCCCCCGACACGCGCGGCATCACGCCCGGCGAAGTGGCGGCGGCCCTCGCCGCCCACCCGGAATGCGGCCATCTCGGCATGGTGCAGAGCGAGACGGGCAGCGGCATCGTGAACGACCCGGCCGCAATCGGCGCCGTGGTGCGCGCGGCCGGGCGGCGGATGATCCTGGACGCCGTCTCCGCCTTCGGCGCCCTGCCGCTCGACCTCGCGGCGCAGCCTGAGATGGACGCGGTGGTCTTCACCTCCAACAAGTGCCTGGAGGGGCTGCCCGGCTTCGGCTTCGCCGTCGCGCGGGTGGACCGGACGGAGCAATGCGCGGGGAATGCGCGCTCCTGGAGCCTCGACCTCTCGGATGTGCTCGCGAACAGCCGGCAGAACGGCATGGGCAGCCTGCGCTTCACCGGGCCCGTGCAGACGCTGCGCGCGCTCGACGTGGCACTGGACCGCTTCGACGCCGAGGGCGGCCGCGCCGTGCGCCTCGCGCGGTACCAGGCCAATGCGGCCGCCCTGCATCGCGGCCTCAAGGCGCTGGGCCTCAAGCCCTATCTGGAGGAAGCCGATCAGGGGCCGATCGTCGTCACCGTGCACCAGCCGGCCGGCCTCGTGCTGGCCGACTTCGTGGCCGCCCTGAAGCGCCAGGGTGTCACGATCAGCAGCTATTTCACCACCGAGGCGCCGAGCTTCCGCATCGGCGCCATCGGCGATATCGGCTTGCCGGAGATCGCGCAGGTGCTGCGCGCGGTCGAGGCCGCGTTGGCGGAACTCGGGCTGCGCCAGGCGGCCTGA
- a CDS encoding ATP12 family chaperone protein: MKRFWNQATCVAEGDGFAIHLDGRPVKLPTGASLRVATRELGEALAAEWQAAGGERGGEMSWEDVPLTRLTGTAAERIAPDPAATIAAIAKYAETDLLCYRAEDDALAARQDAAWQPWLDWARSSFGADLRITRGIMPVAQTPEALTALHDAVAGLSPVALSALGVLVPALGSCVLGLAVIHGALEPGDAHRLAVLDELFQEERWGLDWEAEERREKVAADLALAARLAALSQG, from the coding sequence ATGAAACGCTTCTGGAACCAGGCCACCTGCGTCGCCGAGGGCGACGGCTTCGCCATCCATCTCGACGGCCGGCCCGTGAAACTGCCGACCGGCGCTTCGCTGCGCGTCGCCACGCGCGAACTGGGCGAGGCGCTGGCAGCCGAATGGCAGGCCGCGGGCGGCGAGCGCGGCGGCGAGATGAGCTGGGAGGATGTCCCCCTCACCCGGCTGACCGGCACGGCGGCCGAGCGCATCGCGCCCGATCCCGCCGCCACCATCGCCGCCATCGCCAAATACGCCGAGACCGACCTGCTCTGCTATCGCGCCGAGGATGACGCGCTGGCCGCCCGGCAGGACGCGGCCTGGCAGCCCTGGCTCGACTGGGCGCGCAGCAGCTTCGGCGCCGATCTGCGGATCACGCGCGGCATCATGCCGGTGGCGCAGACGCCCGAGGCGCTGACCGCGCTGCATGACGCGGTGGCGGGGCTCTCGCCCGTCGCGCTCTCGGCGCTGGGCGTGCTGGTGCCGGCGCTGGGCAGCTGCGTGCTCGGCCTCGCCGTCATCCATGGCGCGCTGGAACCGGGCGACGCGCATCGCCTGGCCGTGCTGGACGAACTCTTCCAGGAGGAACGCTGGGGCCTGGACTGGGAGGCGGAGGAGCGCCGCGAGAAGGTCGCGGCCGACCTGGCCCTCGCCGCGCGGCTGGCGGCGCTGAGCCAGGGATGA
- a CDS encoding acylphosphatase, whose amino-acid sequence MTARLLRIAGRVQGVGYRDWLVREARRHGISGWVRNRADGTVEALLAGEEDGLNAVLTACRRGPPLAQVTRIEEQFAEPPAEPGFTRRPSL is encoded by the coding sequence ATGACGGCCCGCCTGCTCCGCATCGCCGGGCGCGTGCAGGGGGTGGGCTACCGCGACTGGCTGGTGCGCGAGGCAAGGCGCCACGGGATTTCCGGCTGGGTCCGTAACCGCGCGGATGGCACGGTCGAGGCCCTGCTGGCCGGCGAGGAGGATGGGCTGAACGCGGTGCTGACCGCGTGCCGGCGCGGCCCGCCTCTGGCGCAGGTGACACGGATCGAGGAGCAATTCGCCGAGCCGCCGGCGGAGCCCGGCTTCACCAGGCGGCCCAGCCTTTAG
- a CDS encoding DUF4410 domain-containing protein, whose amino-acid sequence MSHAPQPGRRAALALAPGLALAACTAPQVEQTAGYSGGRLPRPERIYVVDPGVAADDVKLDDGVRQRLAQMTSDQSLSQQRLAAGRQAAGGVAAEVTAKLQSFGLPAERVGRAPPPGAGRVVIVEGHLLSVDQGNQTRRNLIGFGRGRSSVTVEVQVYYRDGQAAPRLISSFEATAQSPMTPGALGTMGAGAVVGRVAEVAASNAILSNVSNARSADTGSEGRRIGDALGLRLGRIFAEQGWIPESAVH is encoded by the coding sequence ATGTCCCACGCCCCGCAGCCCGGCCGCCGCGCCGCCCTCGCCCTCGCGCCCGGCCTGGCCCTCGCGGCCTGCACGGCGCCGCAGGTGGAACAGACGGCCGGCTATTCGGGCGGGCGACTGCCCCGGCCGGAGCGCATCTATGTGGTGGACCCCGGCGTCGCCGCCGACGATGTGAAGCTCGATGACGGCGTCCGCCAGCGCCTTGCGCAGATGACGAGCGACCAGTCGCTCAGCCAGCAACGCCTGGCCGCCGGGCGCCAGGCGGCGGGCGGCGTGGCGGCGGAGGTGACGGCCAAGCTGCAGAGCTTCGGCCTGCCGGCCGAGCGCGTGGGCCGCGCCCCGCCGCCCGGCGCGGGGCGGGTGGTGATCGTCGAAGGGCATCTGCTCTCGGTGGATCAGGGCAACCAGACGCGGCGCAACCTGATCGGCTTCGGCCGGGGGCGCAGCAGCGTGACGGTGGAGGTGCAGGTCTATTACCGCGACGGCCAGGCCGCGCCCCGGCTGATCAGCAGCTTCGAGGCGACGGCGCAGAGCCCGATGACGCCGGGCGCCCTGGGCACCATGGGCGCGGGGGCCGTGGTGGGGCGCGTGGCGGAGGTCGCCGCCTCCAATGCCATCCTCTCCAATGTGAGCAATGCGCGCTCGGCCGATACCGGCTCGGAAGGCCGGCGGATCGGCGATGCGCTGGGGCTGCGGCTTGGCCGGATCTTCGCCGAGCAGGGCTGGATTCCGGAATCGGCGGTGCATTAG
- a CDS encoding TRAP transporter substrate-binding protein, with product MQRRDLMSAGLALGAFATPLAAPLVARAQQTFTLRLHSFSSPTALDHTIHLDRWAERVNQQSQGRIIIQSFPAMQLGGQPRDLPQQLEDGVVDIIWTVPGFTPGRFMGTEGLEMPFMNTGRSATMSQAAFEYVSQNLADTEYRGIKIISIHSTDRALIHTSRRPVRTLEDFRGLRLRVAGRFIGEAVTAMGATPVGIPLGGVYEAASRNQVDGFLINWAITQPFRLFEVSKYHSEPPGVGLFQGMLLTLMNQRSYMRLPPELRAVIDANSGAALSKQLGEAWDTQTQPAIDAARNAGNEIIEISPAEMARWRTAVAPAYEAWMGEMTRRNRNGRQLFETIQTITARYGRPA from the coding sequence GTGCAACGACGTGACCTCATGAGCGCCGGTCTGGCGCTGGGCGCATTCGCGACCCCCCTGGCGGCACCGCTGGTGGCCCGCGCGCAGCAGACCTTCACGCTGCGGCTGCACAGCTTCTCCTCGCCCACGGCGCTGGACCACACGATCCACCTCGACCGCTGGGCCGAGCGCGTGAACCAGCAGTCGCAGGGGCGGATCATCATCCAGAGCTTCCCGGCCATGCAGCTGGGCGGCCAGCCGCGCGACCTGCCGCAGCAGCTGGAAGACGGCGTGGTGGACATCATCTGGACCGTGCCCGGCTTCACGCCCGGCCGCTTCATGGGGACGGAAGGGCTGGAGATGCCCTTCATGAACACCGGCCGCAGCGCCACCATGTCCCAGGCCGCCTTCGAGTATGTCTCGCAGAACCTGGCGGACACCGAGTATCGCGGCATCAAGATCATCTCGATCCACTCGACCGACCGCGCGCTGATCCATACCTCGCGCCGGCCCGTGCGCACGCTGGAGGATTTCCGCGGGCTGCGGCTGCGCGTGGCCGGCCGCTTCATCGGCGAGGCGGTGACCGCGATGGGTGCCACCCCCGTCGGTATTCCGCTGGGCGGCGTCTATGAGGCGGCGTCGCGCAACCAGGTGGACGGCTTCCTGATCAACTGGGCCATCACCCAGCCCTTCCGCCTCTTCGAGGTCTCGAAATACCACAGCGAGCCGCCGGGCGTGGGCCTCTTCCAAGGCATGCTGCTCACGCTGATGAACCAGCGCAGCTACATGCGCCTGCCGCCCGAGCTGCGCGCCGTGATCGACGCCAATTCCGGCGCGGCCCTCTCAAAGCAGCTGGGCGAGGCGTGGGACACGCAGACCCAGCCCGCCATCGATGCCGCGCGCAATGCCGGCAACGAGATCATCGAGATCAGCCCGGCGGAGATGGCGCGCTGGCGCACCGCCGTCGCACCGGCCTATGAGGCCTGGATGGGCGAGATGACGCGGCGCAACCGCAATGGCCGCCAGCTCTTCGAGACCATCCAGACGATCACCGCGCGCTACGGCCGCCCGGCTTGA